A single window of Streptomyces aquilus DNA harbors:
- a CDS encoding citrate synthase/methylcitrate synthase, translating to MSVNRAAATLVDVPRGLAGVVVTDTEIGDVRGIEGFYHYRQYSAVELAQTRSFEDVWHLLVHGELPDTVRSAAFAAETAALRRLPEGVRTALPAIAAAGVSSGPLAGMRTALSLLGAAKGFRPVYDIDADERRRDTIVAAAAVPTLLTALHRLGEGLEPVEPREDLSYAANYLYMLTGSEPEPRQARAIEQYLISTIDHGFNASTFTARVITSTGADVAACLVGAVGALSGPLHGGAPSRALDTLDAIGTPDRIDPWIRERVLAGERIMGFGHAIYRTEDPRSRMLRDIAQGFGGPRVAFAVEVERQVEAILAELKPGRELHTNVEFYAGVVMELCGLPREMFTPTFAAGRVVGWSANVLEQAEDSKIIRPVARYVGPGAPVAVPTTV from the coding sequence ATGTCCGTCAACAGGGCCGCAGCCACCCTCGTCGACGTACCGCGAGGACTCGCGGGCGTCGTCGTCACCGACACCGAGATCGGTGACGTCCGAGGGATCGAGGGCTTCTATCACTACCGCCAGTACTCGGCCGTCGAGCTCGCGCAGACCCGCAGCTTCGAGGACGTCTGGCATCTCCTGGTCCACGGCGAACTGCCGGACACCGTGCGGAGCGCGGCTTTCGCCGCCGAGACCGCGGCGCTGCGCCGGCTGCCGGAGGGCGTCCGAACGGCGCTGCCCGCCATCGCCGCCGCGGGGGTGAGCTCCGGGCCGCTCGCCGGGATGCGCACGGCGCTGTCGCTGCTGGGGGCGGCGAAGGGCTTTCGGCCGGTGTACGACATCGACGCGGACGAGCGCCGCAGGGACACGATCGTGGCGGCCGCCGCGGTGCCCACCTTGCTGACCGCACTGCACCGGCTGGGGGAGGGACTGGAGCCGGTCGAGCCGCGCGAGGATCTGTCGTACGCGGCCAACTACCTGTACATGTTGACCGGTTCGGAACCGGAACCACGGCAGGCCCGGGCGATCGAGCAATACTTGATCTCAACCATTGACCACGGCTTCAATGCATCAACCTTCACGGCGCGCGTCATCACGTCAACAGGTGCGGATGTGGCGGCCTGTCTGGTGGGCGCCGTCGGGGCACTGTCCGGGCCGCTGCACGGCGGGGCGCCCAGTCGTGCGCTGGACACGCTGGACGCGATCGGAACCCCCGACCGCATCGATCCCTGGATCCGTGAACGCGTCCTCGCCGGCGAGCGGATCATGGGCTTCGGTCACGCGATCTACCGCACCGAGGACCCCCGCTCCCGGATGCTGCGCGACATCGCCCAGGGGTTCGGCGGGCCGCGCGTCGCTTTCGCGGTGGAGGTGGAGCGGCAGGTCGAGGCGATCCTGGCCGAACTGAAGCCCGGCCGCGAACTCCACACCAACGTCGAGTTCTACGCGGGCGTGGTCATGGAGCTGTGCGGGCTGCCGCGCGAGATGTTCACGCCGACGTTCGCGGCGGGGCGGGTGGTGGGGTGGAGCGCCAACGTCCTGGAACAGGCGGAGGACTCGAAGATCATCCGGCCGGTGGCGCGGTATGTGGGGCCGGGGGCGCCGGTGGCGGTGCCGACGACGGTGTGA
- a CDS encoding response regulator translates to MIEVLVVDDDTRVARVNAAYVEKVPGFHVAGEAHSAAEALRQVELLPRVDLVLMDHYLPDETGLSVVQEMRRRGHQTDVIMVTAARDITTVQAAMRHGALQYLVKPFAFAGLRAKLEAYAELRRTLDGGGEAEQAEVDRIFGALSTPSEPDLPKGHSPTTAELVRQSLMNAEGPLSAQEIAERTGVSRQTAQRYLKLLERTGRARLTLKYGDAGRPEHRYVWATRA, encoded by the coding sequence ATGATCGAGGTCCTGGTCGTGGACGACGACACGCGGGTCGCGCGGGTCAACGCCGCCTACGTCGAGAAGGTCCCGGGCTTCCATGTGGCGGGCGAGGCGCACAGCGCGGCGGAGGCGCTGCGCCAGGTGGAGCTGCTGCCCCGTGTCGACCTGGTCCTCATGGACCACTACCTGCCCGACGAGACGGGTCTGTCGGTCGTCCAGGAGATGCGCCGCCGCGGCCACCAGACCGACGTGATCATGGTGACGGCGGCCCGGGACATCACGACCGTGCAGGCCGCGATGCGCCACGGCGCGCTCCAGTACCTGGTCAAGCCGTTCGCGTTCGCGGGGTTGCGCGCCAAGCTGGAGGCATACGCCGAGCTGCGCCGCACGCTCGACGGCGGGGGCGAGGCGGAGCAGGCGGAGGTGGACCGCATCTTCGGGGCACTGTCCACGCCGTCCGAGCCCGACCTGCCCAAGGGTCACTCCCCCACGACCGCGGAGCTCGTCCGGCAGTCCCTGATGAACGCGGAAGGGCCGTTGTCGGCCCAGGAGATCGCCGAGCGGACGGGGGTGAGCCGGCAGACCGCCCAGCGCTATCTGAAGCTCCTGGAGCGCACCGGACGGGCCCGGCTCACGCTCAAGTACGGCGACGCGGGCCGCCCGGAACACCGTTACGTGTGGGCGACCCGCGCCTGA
- a CDS encoding ABC transporter ATP-binding protein has protein sequence MSADTSPAIELRGASKTFRTPSGGLHTAVRGLDLTVRRGEFVAVVGPTGCGKSTTLTLVSGLEEPTDGEVVVAGEPVRGVGDKVGFVFQQDATFPWRTVLSNVMAGPRFRGVPKAEAKRKAREWLARVGLSAFEDRYPHQLSGGQRKRVALAATFVNDPEILLMDEPFSALDVQTRALMSDELLELWEGTGASVVFVTHDLEESIALADRVVVMTAGPATVKHVFDIDLPRPRKVESVRLEPRFIEIYREIWESLGEEVRITRERGAAHVA, from the coding sequence ATGAGCGCAGACACCAGCCCCGCCATCGAGCTGCGGGGCGCGAGCAAGACGTTCAGGACCCCCTCGGGGGGCCTGCACACGGCGGTCCGGGGACTAGATCTCACGGTCCGGCGTGGCGAGTTCGTGGCCGTCGTCGGCCCCACCGGCTGCGGCAAGTCGACCACGTTGACCCTGGTCAGCGGCCTTGAAGAACCCACCGACGGCGAGGTCGTGGTCGCCGGGGAACCGGTCCGCGGCGTGGGGGACAAGGTCGGGTTCGTCTTCCAGCAGGACGCCACTTTTCCCTGGCGCACGGTCCTGTCCAATGTGATGGCGGGCCCGCGGTTTCGCGGTGTGCCGAAGGCGGAGGCGAAGCGGAAGGCGCGTGAGTGGCTGGCCCGGGTCGGGCTGTCGGCCTTCGAGGACCGCTATCCACATCAGCTGTCCGGCGGGCAGCGCAAGCGCGTCGCACTCGCCGCGACCTTCGTCAACGACCCCGAGATCCTGCTGATGGACGAGCCGTTCTCGGCGCTCGACGTGCAGACCCGGGCCCTGATGTCGGACGAACTGCTGGAGCTGTGGGAGGGCACCGGCGCCTCCGTCGTGTTCGTCACCCACGACCTGGAGGAGTCCATCGCGCTGGCCGACCGGGTCGTCGTGATGACAGCCGGGCCGGCCACCGTCAAGCACGTGTTCGACATCGACCTGCCGCGTCCGCGCAAGGTCGAGTCGGTGCGCCTGGAGCCGCGGTTCATCGAGATCTACCGCGAGATCTGGGAGTCCCTCGGCGAAGAGGTCCGCATCACGCGCGAGAGGGGTGCCGCTCATGTCGCCTGA
- a CDS encoding ABC transporter permease, with the protein MSPEVLSTPVVDTAKTPPDRAHSRARAARRRKIVVAASRTLLLVTVLGLWEVLARADVIDPFNFSMPSKIWDQIWTWVTHGTALGSLGEQIWYTLHEALLGWVFGVAAGVVFGIALGRITFLADVLGPYIKVLNSIPRIVLAPIFVIWFGLGPASKVASAVVLVFFPVFFNAFQGAREVDRNLVANARILGASDRRVTLQVVIPSATSWIFTSLHVSFGFALIGAIVGEYIGATKGIGLLVAQSQGTFNAAGVYAAMVILAVVALVAEGLLTFAERRIFRWKPTGSDS; encoded by the coding sequence ATGTCGCCTGAGGTTCTCAGCACGCCGGTCGTCGACACGGCCAAGACGCCACCGGACCGCGCCCATTCACGCGCGCGTGCCGCCCGCAGACGCAAGATCGTCGTCGCGGCCTCGCGGACGCTGCTCCTGGTCACGGTCCTCGGGCTGTGGGAGGTGCTCGCGCGGGCCGACGTCATCGATCCGTTCAACTTCTCGATGCCCTCGAAGATCTGGGACCAGATCTGGACCTGGGTGACACACGGGACCGCGCTCGGGTCGTTGGGCGAACAGATCTGGTACACGCTCCACGAGGCGCTGCTCGGCTGGGTCTTCGGGGTGGCCGCCGGCGTGGTGTTCGGTATTGCTCTGGGGCGGATCACCTTTCTCGCCGATGTCCTTGGTCCATACATCAAGGTGCTCAACTCGATCCCGAGGATCGTCCTCGCACCCATCTTCGTGATCTGGTTCGGCCTCGGTCCCGCCTCCAAGGTCGCGTCCGCGGTCGTGCTCGTCTTCTTCCCGGTGTTCTTCAACGCCTTCCAGGGCGCCCGTGAGGTCGACCGCAACCTCGTCGCCAACGCGCGCATCCTCGGCGCGAGCGACCGGCGGGTGACGCTTCAGGTGGTCATCCCGTCCGCGACCTCGTGGATCTTCACCAGCCTCCACGTCAGCTTCGGCTTCGCCCTCATCGGCGCCATCGTCGGCGAGTACATCGGCGCCACGAAAGGCATCGGCCTGCTCGTCGCGCAGTCGCAGGGCACGTTCAACGCGGCTGGTGTGTACGCCGCGATGGTGATCCTCGCCGTCGTCGCGCTCGTCGCCGAAGGGCTGCTCACCTTCGCCGAGCGCCGCATCTTCCGCTGGAAGCCGACGGGTTCGGACAGCTGA
- a CDS encoding citrate synthase, whose amino-acid sequence MRDHEPAPSLHGDRRLSTKEAAELLGVKPETVYAYVSRGQLSSRRVPGGRGSTFDAKEVETLARRNKRESGGSSGSGGELSVRTRITLIDADRYYFRGVDATELAARHSYEEIAEWLWTGRMRPGTTFSAPDTSVAAARRAVDALPEHASPTDRLRVAAIAAAAADPLRFDLSEDAVLGTARILIPTLVAALPPVRIGYRDEGSLAERLWARLSPRAADEASLRVLDTALGLLVDHDLAASTLAVRVAASARAHAYAAVSAGLGVLEGPLHGAASGLAHRLLNDVLEQGDAGPVIADELRAGRRIPGLGHRLYRGEDPRARALFALLEEIPRAEPALLAARDVVATTARHTPLHANVDLALAVLTASSGMPATAGETIFAVARTAGWIAHALEEYDERPLRMRPSGLYVGAKPPQPLPE is encoded by the coding sequence ATGCGCGATCACGAACCCGCCCCCTCCCTCCACGGGGACCGGCGACTGAGCACCAAAGAGGCCGCAGAGCTGCTGGGCGTGAAGCCCGAGACCGTGTACGCCTATGTCAGCCGCGGTCAGCTCAGCAGCCGACGCGTGCCCGGTGGCCGCGGCAGCACCTTCGACGCCAAGGAGGTCGAGACCCTCGCCCGGCGCAACAAGCGTGAGAGCGGCGGCAGTTCGGGCTCCGGCGGCGAGCTGTCGGTACGGACCCGCATCACGCTCATCGACGCGGACCGGTACTACTTCCGGGGCGTGGACGCGACGGAGCTGGCCGCACGCCACTCCTACGAGGAGATCGCCGAGTGGCTCTGGACCGGGCGGATGCGGCCCGGTACGACGTTCAGCGCCCCCGACACCTCCGTCGCCGCCGCCCGCCGCGCCGTGGACGCCCTGCCCGAACACGCCTCGCCCACCGACCGGTTGCGGGTCGCGGCCATCGCCGCCGCGGCCGCGGACCCGCTGCGTTTCGACCTCTCCGAGGACGCCGTGCTCGGTACCGCGCGCATCCTCATCCCCACCCTGGTCGCCGCCCTGCCGCCGGTACGGATCGGTTACCGCGACGAGGGTTCGCTGGCCGAGCGGCTGTGGGCACGGCTCAGCCCCCGCGCCGCCGACGAGGCCTCCCTGCGCGTCCTGGACACGGCCCTGGGCCTGCTCGTCGACCACGACCTCGCCGCCTCCACGCTCGCGGTGCGCGTCGCGGCCTCCGCCCGCGCGCACGCCTACGCGGCCGTCTCCGCCGGGCTCGGCGTGCTCGAAGGTCCGCTGCACGGCGCGGCCAGCGGGCTCGCCCACCGGCTCCTCAACGACGTGCTCGAACAAGGCGACGCGGGTCCCGTCATCGCCGACGAACTGCGGGCCGGGCGCCGTATCCCCGGACTCGGTCACCGGCTCTACCGCGGCGAAGACCCACGCGCGCGTGCCCTGTTCGCCCTGCTGGAGGAGATCCCCCGGGCCGAACCCGCCCTCCTCGCGGCCCGCGACGTCGTCGCCACCACGGCCCGCCACACCCCGCTGCACGCCAACGTCGACCTGGCGCTCGCGGTGCTCACCGCCTCCTCGGGGATGCCCGCCACGGCCGGCGAGACGATCTTCGCCGTCGCCCGGACGGCGGGCTGGATCGCGCACGCCCTGGAGGAGTACGACGAGCGCCCGCTGCGCATGCGGCCGAGCGGGCTCTACGTCGGCGCCAAGCCCCCTCAGCCGCTCCCCGAGTAG
- a CDS encoding DUF6082 family protein — translation MTTAAQHNTIQGLRIRLEHLEQATQSRRQTNFAHQQRLHWELLSKAMDDPDLAEVLDAYNGTVPPRKQRQFLFANALYTNALCYYRMGNLTREEFFGHARSMLQIPVFREYWYATRPHRATLIDSSDEAKIGRMVDDLLVQLEEADADEWWVVGYPPSE, via the coding sequence GTGACGACGGCGGCGCAGCACAACACCATCCAGGGGTTACGCATCCGCCTCGAGCACTTGGAGCAGGCAACGCAGTCGCGGCGCCAGACCAACTTCGCTCATCAGCAACGCCTTCACTGGGAGTTGCTGAGCAAGGCCATGGACGACCCCGATCTGGCCGAGGTGCTGGACGCCTACAACGGAACCGTCCCGCCCCGGAAGCAGCGGCAGTTCCTCTTCGCCAACGCCCTCTACACCAATGCGCTCTGCTACTACCGGATGGGCAACCTGACCCGCGAGGAGTTCTTCGGACATGCGCGGAGCATGCTCCAGATCCCCGTCTTCCGTGAGTACTGGTACGCGACGCGACCGCACAGGGCGACGCTGATCGACTCGTCCGACGAGGCCAAGATCGGGCGCATGGTCGATGACCTTCTGGTGCAGTTGGAGGAGGCAGACGCGGACGAGTGGTGGGTCGTCGGGTACCCGCCGAGCGAGTAG
- a CDS encoding ATP-binding protein, protein MSRPTPPARRLRLGLPRRMFSQVLLMQLAIAAGVTVLATGLFLAPLSNQLDDQAMRRALAIAQTTAEQPQIAKDLQTTPYSADGPVQKEAERIRKATKAEYVVIMNKEGVRWSHTDPEEIGGKVSTDPARALAGEEVMEIDEGTLGRSARGKVPLRDSDGNIIGAVSVGIAYDSVRARLIHAIPGLLAYAGGALAVGALAAWLISRRVQRQTRDLAFSDISALLAEREAMLHGIREGVVALDRTGRVRLLNDEAQRLLGIGDEAVGRSPDEALGAGRTADVLAGRVTGTDLLTVRGQRVLIANRMPTDDGGAVATLRDRTELEQLGRELDSTRGLIDALRAQDHEHANRMHTLLGLLELEMYDDAVEFVGEVVGDHRATAEQVTEKIKDPLLAALLVGKATVAAERGVALWISDRTRLPDRLIDPRGIVTVVGNLVDNALDAVGGKPHARVEVELRAEGRTAVLRVRDTGPGIPAEQRELVFTEGWSTKEPPAHGKRGIGLSLVRRLAERQGGSAAVTEADGGGAEFVVVLPEALAGDDLEPALTVPAAPEEES, encoded by the coding sequence ATGAGCCGCCCCACTCCCCCCGCTCGACGCCTCCGCCTCGGGCTGCCGCGGCGGATGTTCTCGCAGGTGCTGCTGATGCAGCTCGCGATCGCCGCGGGAGTCACGGTGCTGGCGACCGGGCTGTTCCTCGCACCGCTCAGCAATCAGCTGGACGACCAGGCCATGCGCCGGGCCCTGGCCATCGCGCAGACGACCGCCGAGCAGCCGCAGATCGCGAAGGACCTGCAGACCACGCCCTACTCGGCGGACGGACCGGTGCAGAAGGAGGCCGAGCGGATCCGCAAAGCCACCAAGGCCGAGTACGTCGTGATCATGAACAAGGAAGGCGTCCGCTGGTCCCACACCGACCCGGAGGAGATCGGCGGGAAGGTGTCGACCGACCCCGCGCGGGCGCTCGCGGGCGAGGAGGTCATGGAGATCGACGAGGGCACCCTCGGCCGCTCGGCCCGCGGCAAGGTGCCCCTGCGCGACAGCGACGGGAACATCATCGGGGCCGTCTCGGTCGGCATCGCGTACGACAGCGTCCGGGCCCGCCTGATCCATGCCATCCCGGGCCTGCTCGCCTACGCCGGCGGCGCCCTGGCCGTCGGCGCGCTGGCCGCCTGGCTGATCTCCCGGCGGGTCCAGCGCCAGACCCGTGACCTGGCCTTCTCCGACATCTCGGCGCTGCTCGCGGAGCGCGAGGCGATGCTGCACGGCATCAGGGAGGGCGTCGTCGCCCTGGACCGCACCGGCCGCGTCCGGCTCCTCAACGACGAGGCACAGCGGCTGCTGGGCATCGGCGACGAGGCCGTGGGCCGCTCCCCCGACGAGGCGCTCGGCGCGGGCCGTACGGCCGACGTGCTGGCCGGCCGGGTGACGGGCACCGACCTGCTCACCGTCCGCGGCCAGCGGGTCCTGATCGCCAACCGCATGCCCACCGACGACGGCGGCGCCGTCGCGACCCTGCGCGACCGTACGGAACTGGAGCAGCTCGGCCGCGAACTCGACTCCACGCGCGGGCTGATCGACGCCCTGCGCGCCCAGGACCACGAGCACGCCAACCGCATGCACACGCTGCTCGGACTGCTCGAACTGGAGATGTACGACGACGCCGTGGAGTTCGTCGGAGAGGTGGTCGGCGACCACCGCGCCACCGCGGAGCAGGTCACCGAGAAGATCAAGGATCCGCTGCTCGCCGCGCTGCTGGTGGGCAAGGCGACCGTCGCCGCGGAGCGCGGGGTCGCCCTGTGGATCTCGGACCGCACACGGCTCCCGGACCGGCTGATCGACCCCAGGGGCATCGTCACGGTGGTCGGCAACCTGGTCGACAACGCGCTGGACGCCGTAGGAGGCAAGCCGCACGCGCGCGTGGAGGTGGAGTTGCGCGCCGAGGGCCGTACCGCCGTGCTCAGGGTGCGCGACACGGGGCCCGGCATTCCGGCGGAGCAGCGCGAACTGGTCTTCACCGAAGGGTGGTCCACGAAGGAGCCGCCCGCGCACGGCAAGCGCGGCATCGGGCTCTCCCTGGTGCGGCGGCTGGCCGAACGGCAGGGTGGCAGCGCCGCCGTGACCGAGGCGGACGGCGGGGGCGCGGAGTTCGTCGTCGTCCTGCCCGAGGCCCTGGCGGGGGACGATCTGGAGCCCGCGCTGACCGTTCCGGCCGCCCCCGAGGAGGAGTCGTGA
- a CDS encoding ABC transporter substrate-binding protein, with protein MRKTARYSALAAAGLLALSSLTACANDAASTASSGSKGDGKGTKVKIMVGGLDKVIYLPAMLTQRLGYFDAEGLDVELLSEPAGVQAETALVSGQVQGAVGFYDHTLDLQVKGKHVESVVQFSHAPGEVEIVSTKKADDITSPKDFKGKKLGVTGLGSSTDFLTKYLAVKNGVKVSEFTPVAVGAGPTFISALQQGAIDGGMTTDPTVATILDKKAGKVLLDMRTPEGSQAALGGPYPSSSLYMQTDWVNAHKDTVQKMVNAFVKTLKWMSTHSASEIADKMPADYSQGNKVLYAAAIDSTLPMFTDDGVMPKNGPETVEKVLKAFNPAIQKADVDLDKTYTTEFVDKVTD; from the coding sequence ATGCGCAAGACCGCCAGATACTCCGCCCTGGCCGCCGCCGGCCTGCTCGCCCTCTCCTCGCTCACCGCCTGCGCCAATGACGCGGCCAGTACCGCCTCCTCCGGCAGCAAGGGCGACGGCAAGGGGACGAAGGTCAAGATCATGGTTGGCGGCCTGGACAAGGTCATCTACCTGCCCGCGATGCTCACCCAGCGGCTCGGCTACTTCGACGCCGAGGGCCTCGACGTGGAGCTGCTGAGCGAACCCGCCGGTGTCCAGGCCGAGACCGCGCTCGTCTCCGGCCAGGTCCAGGGCGCGGTCGGCTTCTACGACCACACGCTCGATCTCCAGGTGAAGGGCAAGCACGTGGAGTCCGTCGTGCAGTTCTCGCACGCGCCCGGCGAGGTGGAGATCGTCTCCACCAAGAAGGCGGACGACATCACCTCGCCCAAGGACTTCAAGGGGAAGAAGCTCGGCGTCACCGGCCTCGGCTCGTCGACCGACTTCCTCACCAAGTACCTCGCCGTCAAGAACGGTGTGAAGGTCAGCGAGTTCACCCCGGTCGCCGTCGGCGCCGGACCGACCTTCATCTCGGCGCTCCAGCAGGGCGCGATCGACGGCGGCATGACGACCGACCCGACCGTCGCGACGATCCTGGACAAGAAGGCGGGCAAGGTCCTCCTCGACATGCGCACGCCCGAGGGATCGCAGGCGGCGCTCGGTGGTCCGTATCCGTCGTCAAGTCTGTACATGCAGACGGACTGGGTGAATGCACACAAGGACACCGTCCAGAAGATGGTCAATGCATTCGTCAAGACACTCAAGTGGATGTCGACGCACAGCGCGAGCGAGATCGCCGACAAGATGCCCGCCGACTACTCCCAGGGCAACAAGGTCCTCTACGCCGCGGCCATCGACAGCACCTTGCCGATGTTCACGGACGACGGGGTGATGCCCAAGAACGGCCCCGAGACCGTCGAGAAGGTGCTCAAGGCGTTCAACCCCGCCATCCAGAAGGCCGACGTCGACCTCGACAAGACGTACACGACCGAGTTCGTGGACAAGGTCACCGACTGA
- a CDS encoding sucrase ferredoxin: MSTCSTVSRDLDEPIAGTAATARTWLLLEQPGPWGAHALTSSHLDPVLGRALEKAAKGTGVRVALIRRPGRHADCGTPSARQVYVSHTAPGSAWLRSATIRDPERLLDLDFAALGAGDHRAFDAALDGQAHTGAPLALVCTNGKRDRCCALLGRPLAAELSNSGVEGVWEVTHLGGHRFSPTLLVLPYGYAYGRVGAHAVKEILHSAQDGRIVVAGCRGSSAWERPGQAAELAVRAEADEHAADALVVVRTEGAAPRWEVTVAHVDGRHWRVVVAQGASLPPRAESCGTSVLGSPARMDVMAVRELTRPSALAS; encoded by the coding sequence GTGAGTACGTGCTCAACCGTCTCCCGGGACCTCGACGAGCCCATCGCGGGCACCGCGGCCACCGCCAGGACCTGGCTGCTCCTGGAACAGCCCGGCCCCTGGGGCGCGCACGCGCTCACGTCGAGCCATCTGGACCCCGTGCTGGGCCGCGCTCTGGAGAAGGCGGCGAAGGGCACGGGCGTCCGGGTCGCCCTCATCCGCCGCCCCGGGCGGCACGCCGACTGCGGTACGCCGTCCGCCCGCCAGGTGTACGTGTCCCACACCGCCCCCGGAAGCGCCTGGCTGCGCAGCGCCACGATCCGCGATCCGGAGCGCCTGCTCGACCTGGACTTCGCCGCGCTCGGCGCCGGCGACCACCGCGCCTTCGACGCGGCGCTGGACGGACAGGCCCATACCGGCGCCCCGCTCGCCCTCGTCTGCACCAACGGCAAGCGCGACCGCTGCTGCGCCCTCCTGGGGCGGCCGCTCGCGGCCGAGCTGTCCAACTCCGGGGTCGAGGGCGTCTGGGAGGTCACCCATCTGGGTGGACATCGCTTCTCGCCGACGCTGCTCGTCCTTCCGTACGGCTACGCGTACGGCCGCGTCGGGGCCCACGCCGTCAAGGAGATCCTGCACAGCGCCCAGGACGGCCGGATCGTCGTGGCGGGGTGCCGCGGGAGCTCGGCCTGGGAGCGGCCGGGACAGGCCGCCGAGCTGGCCGTGCGTGCGGAGGCGGACGAACACGCCGCGGATGCGCTGGTGGTCGTACGGACGGAGGGCGCGGCACCGCGCTGGGAGGTGACCGTCGCCCACGTGGACGGGCGCCACTGGCGGGTCGTCGTGGCCCAGGGCGCGTCCCTGCCGCCCCGCGCGGAGAGCTGCGGGACGTCGGTGCTCGGCTCGCCCGCGCGGATGGACGTGATGGCGGTGCGGGAGTTGACTCGCCCCTCGGCCCTGGCGAGCTGA
- a CDS encoding CobW family GTP-binding protein — translation MRQPSPGQRQIPVVVLAGFLGSGKTTLLNHLLHRSGGSRIGAIVNDFGAIEIDAMAVAGALGDSTVSLGNGCLCCAVDASELDSYLERLARPDAGIDVIVIEASGLAEPQELVRMLLASEHPGIVYGGLVEVVDAAEFDDTRVKHPELDRHLALADLVVVNKLDRADDRDRVLGLVHGLADRAAVVVPAVYGRIDPEFLFDCKPSEERVGQLSFDDLHDGDDTEGHAGHLHTAYDSLSFVSEVPLDPRRLMQFLDSRPEGLYRIKGYVDFGAHDVRNRYAVHAVGRFLRFYPEPWAGDPRLTQLVLIGSGIDAPALGKELEACRSDAPHTADEHGMWGVLRYVQNPDEQDPEDPGL, via the coding sequence TTGCGTCAGCCGAGCCCCGGTCAGCGGCAGATCCCGGTCGTCGTCCTCGCCGGATTCCTGGGTTCCGGCAAGACCACCCTCCTCAACCACCTCCTCCACCGCAGCGGCGGCAGCCGCATCGGCGCGATCGTCAACGACTTCGGCGCCATCGAGATCGATGCCATGGCGGTGGCCGGTGCCCTCGGGGACTCGACCGTCTCCCTCGGCAACGGCTGCCTGTGCTGTGCCGTCGACGCCAGCGAGCTCGACAGCTACCTGGAGCGACTCGCCCGGCCCGACGCCGGCATCGACGTCATCGTCATCGAGGCCAGCGGGCTCGCCGAGCCGCAGGAACTCGTGCGCATGCTGCTCGCCAGCGAGCATCCCGGCATCGTCTACGGCGGGCTCGTCGAGGTCGTCGACGCCGCCGAGTTCGACGACACCCGCGTGAAGCACCCGGAGCTCGACCGGCATCTCGCCCTCGCCGACCTCGTCGTCGTCAACAAACTCGACCGCGCCGACGACCGTGACCGGGTTCTCGGGCTGGTCCACGGCCTCGCCGACCGCGCCGCCGTCGTCGTACCCGCCGTCTACGGGCGCATCGACCCGGAGTTCCTGTTCGACTGCAAGCCGAGCGAGGAGCGCGTCGGGCAGTTGTCCTTCGACGACCTTCATGACGGAGATGACACGGAGGGCCACGCCGGTCATCTGCACACCGCCTACGACAGCCTCTCCTTCGTCTCCGAAGTGCCGCTCGACCCGCGCCGGTTGATGCAGTTCCTCGACAGCCGGCCCGAGGGGCTGTACCGGATCAAGGGGTACGTCGACTTCGGGGCGCACGACGTCCGCAACCGGTATGCCGTGCACGCCGTCGGCCGGTTCCTGCGGTTCTATCCCGAGCCGTGGGCGGGCGATCCCCGGCTCACCCAGCTCGTCCTCATCGGCTCCGGCATCGACGCCCCCGCCCTCGGCAAGGAACTGGAGGCGTGCAGGAGCGACGCCCCGCACACCGCCGACGAGCACGGTATGTGGGGCGTCCTGCGGTACGTACAGAATCCCGACGAGCAGGACCCTGAGGACCCCGGGCTCTAG